From one Lycium ferocissimum isolate CSIRO_LF1 chromosome 7, AGI_CSIRO_Lferr_CH_V1, whole genome shotgun sequence genomic stretch:
- the LOC132065648 gene encoding arogenate dehydratase 2, producing MAATTIVRSPKLPLPLPETTTTSNLQSLNRNNTFLFTPLHNKRRRFISIYASTDSTGSSDLSNNAFGGEIKKGQAIELNKVNDDNPYEFNSKDSPNPLPRPLTSADLNNMASEGSRLRVAYQGVRGAYSESAAEKAYPNCEAVPCEQFDTAFEAVERWLVDRAVLPIENSLGGSIHRNYDLLLRHRLHIVGEVKLAISHCLLANNGVKIEDLKRVLSHPQALAQCENTLTKLGLVREAVDDTAGAAKYIAFNKLKDAGAVASLAASRIYGLNVLAQDIQDDSDNVTRFLMLAREPIIPGTDKPFKTSVVFSLDEGPGVLFKALAVFAMRNINLTKIESRPLQKQALRVLDDSLDGFPKYFPYLFYVDFEASMADQRAQNALGHLKEFATFLRVLGSYPSDSGIA from the exons ATGGCTGCCACCACCATTGTTAGGTCTCCTAAACTGCCCTTACCTCTACCCGAAACAACAACCACTTCAAATCTCCAATCCCTAAACCGCAACAACACtttcttattcactcctttacATAATAAACGACGTCGTTTTATCTCGATCTACGCTTCCACCGACAGTACCGGTTCCAGTGACCTTAGCAACAATGCATTTGGAGGTGAAATTAAGAAAGGACAAGCAATTGAGCTTAATAAAGTTAATGATGATAATCCTTATGAATTCAATTCTAAGGATTCACCTAATCCCCTTCCAA gGCCATTAACTTCGGCTGATTTGAACAATATGGCGTCTGAAGGTTCTCGTCTTCGGGTTGCTTATCAG GGTGTGCGTGGTGCTTATAGTGAATCAGCGGCAGAGAAAGCATACCCCAACTGCGAAGCAGTTCCGTGTGAACAATTTGATACTGCTTTTGAA GCTGTTGAAAGGTGGCTTGTTGATAGAGCAGTTTTACCAATTGAAAACTCTTTAGGGGGGAGTATCCACAGGAATTATGACCTCTTACTGAGACACCGTTTACATATAGTTGGAGAAGTCAAACTAGCAATTTCGCACTGTTTGCTGGCTAACAATGGCGTCAAAATTGAAGACCTGAAAAGAGTTCTTAGCCATCCGCAG GCTCTTGCTCAGTGTGAGAACACATTAACGAAGTTGGGATTGGTCAGAGAAGCTGTGGATGATACTGCTGGTGCAGCCAAG TATATTGCTTTCAACAAACTCAAAGATGCAGGGGCAGTTGCAAGTCTGGCTGCGTCTAGGATCTATGGTTTGAATGTGCTTGCACAAGATATTCAG GATGATTCTGATAATGTCACCCGCTTCCTTATGCTGGCCAGGGAGCCCATCATTCCTGGTACGGATAAACCATTCAAG ACAAGTGTAGTTTTTTCGCTTGATGAAGGTCCTGGGGTGCTTTTCAAGGCACTTGCTGTTTTTGCTATGCGAAATATCAACCTTACTAAG ATTGAGAGTCGTCCGCTGCAAAAGCAGGCTTTGCGGGTGCTTGATGATAGTCTAGATGGATTTCCAAA GTACTTCCCTTACCTTTTCTATGTTGATTTCGAAGCATCAATGGCCGATCAAAGGGCTCAAAATGCTCTGGGGCATCTAAAG GAATTCGCTACCTTTTTGCGAGTTTTAGGGAGTTACCCTTCAGATAGTGGAATAGCTTGA